A single region of the Polyodon spathula isolate WHYD16114869_AA chromosome 40, ASM1765450v1, whole genome shotgun sequence genome encodes:
- the LOC121304896 gene encoding protein fosB-like: protein MYQGFPGGFDSGSRDSSSPSAESQYLSSVDSFASPPTTTASQECTAAVSEMPGSFLPTVTAITTSQDLQWMVQPTLISSVAPQQHSAPLAMSQQGHHLDPYDQPSTSYSAGYTPPCAEAPGPSRPTRARTRRPREETLTPEEEEKRRVRRERNKLAAAKCRNRRRDLTDRLQSETDQLEEEKAELEAEISELHKEKERLEFMLVAHQPTCKIPFEEQEQLQGPEQHQAAGSSVSVLGLSVKEDPFYLPPAYLPPPHEQLHHPPQQGLMSTEVAFSSSFYAHSEPGPNPCYTSSFVFSYPEGGGTCGASANQRTSSSDQSSDSLSSPSLLAL, encoded by the exons ATGTACCAGGGATTCCCCGGTGGCTTTGATTCTGGCTCCCGTGACAGCTCTTCCCCCTCCGCTGAGTCCCAGTACCTATCATCCGTGGATTCATTCGCAAGCCCTCCGACCACCACTGCTTCACAA GAGTGCACGGCAGCAGTGTCGGAAATGCCTGGCTCATTTTTGCCCACCGTGACTGCCATCACCACCAGCCAGGACCTTCAGTGGATGGTCCAGCCCACGCTCATCTCCTCTGTGGCCCCGCAGCAGCACTCGGCCCCCTTGGCCATGTCTCAGCAGGGCCACCATCTGGATCCGTACGATCAGCCCAGCACCAGCTACAGTGCGGGTTACACGCCACCCTGCGCCGAGGCTCCAGGGCCTAGTAGGCCCACGCGAGCGCGCACACGACGGCCCCGTGAAGAAACT CTCACCCCagaagaggaggagaagaggCGTGTCCGCAGAGAACGGAACAAACTCGCCGCGGCCAAGTGTCGCAACCGCCGGCGCGACCTGACTGACCGGCTGCAATCG GAGACAGACcagctggaggaggagaaggCGGAGCTGGAGGCTGAGATCTCGGAGCTGCACAAAGAAAAGGAACGACTGGAGTTCATGCTGGTGGCTCACCAGCCTACCTGCAAAATCCCCTTTGAGGAGCAGGAGCAGCTGCAGGGGCCAGAGCAGCACCAGGCAGCTGGGTCTTCCGTGTCCGTCCTGGGGCTGTCTGTCAAAGAAGACCCCTTCTACCTGCCCCCCGCCTACCTGCCTCCCCCCCACGAGCAGCTCCACCACCCCCCCCAGCAGGGGCTGATGTCAACGGAGGTAGCGTTTTCGAGTTCTTTCTATGCACACAGCGAGCCTGGGCCCAACCCCTGTTACACGTCTTCCTTTGTGTTCAGCTACCCTGAGGGGGGTGGCACTTGCGGGGCGAGCGCTAACCAACGGACCAGCAGCAGCGATCAATCCTCAGACTCTCTGAGCTCCCCTTCCCTGCTGGCCCTGTGA